GCGCGCGTCTCGATGCGCATCTCGCCGCTCAGGTACTTGCCGGTGAGCGAGCCGGGGGTGCGGATGATGTCGTCCACCGTGCCCTCGGCCACGAGGCGGCCGCCGTGCTTCCCGGCGCCGGGGCCCAGATCGATCACGTGGTCGGCGGCGCGCATCGTTTCCTCGTCGTGCTCGACGACGATGACCGTGTTGCCAAGGTCGCGCAGCTGCTCCAGCGTGGAGAGCAGGCGGGCGTTGTCGCGCTGGTGCAGGCCGATACTCGGCTCGTCCAGTATGTAGAGGACGCCGACGAGCCGCGATCCGATCTGCGTGGCGAGGCGAATGCGCTGGGCCTCGCCGCCGGACAGAGACTCGGCCGAGCGGCTGAGCGTGAGGTAGTCGAGTCCCACGTCGACCAGGAAGCGCAGGCGCTCCGACACTTCCTTGAGGATGGGGCCGGCGATTTCCGGGTCGAGGCCTGGCACTCCCTTGCGACGCAGAGCGAGGCCGTCGATGAACGTCCGCGCGGCGGCGATCGGCAGGTCGGCCACGGCGCCGATATTGTGGCCGCCAATCGTGACGGCGAGCGACTCGGGCTTGAGTCGGTAGCCGTGGCAGGATTCGCACGGCACCTCGAGCATGTATTCCTGCAAGTCGAGCCGTATGGCATCGGAGCCCGTGTCCTCGTACCGGCGCTCGACGTTGGCAATCACCCCCTCCCACTCGACCTCCGACTTACGGCCGCCCTTGTGGGCAGCGTCGCCATAGAGGAGGGCTTCGTGAACGTCGGCCGGCAGGTCGCCCCACGGCGTGTTGAGGTCGAACTTGTACTTGCGCGCCAGGGCTGGAAGAATCACCCGCCGCAGTTGGCCGGTGGGTTCGCCCCATGGGAGAATGACGCCTTCGAGGATCGAGATACGGGCGTCGCCGAGAACGAGCGCTTCGACCACGCGGCGCCGTGTGCCCAGCCCCCCGCACCCTGGGCACGCGCCATACGGTGAATTGAATGAGAACTGGCGCGGCTCGAGGTCGGGGAGCGAGGTGCCGCAGGTGGGGCAACCGTAGCGCTCGGAGAAGACCTCCGTGGTCTTGCGCCCGGGGTCGTGGACTTCGACCATGCCGTCGGCCAGCTTGAGCGCCGTCTCGATCGAGTCGGTGAGACGGGCGCGGTCGTCGGCGCGGACCGTCGTGCGGTCCACGACCACCGAGACGGTATGGTTCTGGCGGCGATTGAGTTTGGGCGGCGAGGCGATCTCGATCAGTTCGCCGTCTACGTAGGCACGAATGAACCCCTGCTTGCGCACCGACTCGAACAGTTCGCGGAACTCCCCTTTGCGCCCCTGCACCAGCGGGGCGCGGATCTCGATGCGCGCGCCGTCGGGCCACCCGAGCAAGGCGTCGGTGATCTGCGCCGCACTCTGGCGCTGCACCGGTCGCCCGCACGTCGGGCAGTGCGGCGTACCGGCGCGTGCGTAGAGCAGGCGCAGGTAGTCATAGATCTCGGTGACCGTACCGACGGTGGACCGAGGATTGTGTCCGGCGCTCTTCTGCTCGATGGAGATCGCCGGCGACAGCCCCTCGATGGAGTCGACGTCGGGCTTTTCCATCAGGCCGAGGAATTGCCGGGCGTAGGCGGACAGCGATTCCACGTAGCGTCGCTGTCCTTCGGCGTAGATGGTGTCGAAGGCCAGGGACGACTTGCCCGACCCGGACAGTCCCGTGATCACCGTCAGCCGGTCGCGTGGGATCGCGACGTCGACGTTCTGCAGATTGTGTTCCCGCGCGCCGCGGACGATCAGAGCATCTTCAGCCATAGCCAGCGAAAGCTGGCCGATCCTCCGGGGGGAGACAAGCCGGGGGGGTAGGACGTTATGTTACGGCAACTTCTCCAAACCCTCCGCCATGCCCCACACGGATGCCATTGTCGTTCTGACCACCGTCGCCTCGGACGACGAGGCGGTGCGCTTGGTGCGCGCGCTGCTCGAGCGCCGACTCATCGCCTGCGGCACCCTGGTGCCGGGGGCCCGATCGCTGTACCGCTGGCAGGGCAAGATCGCCGACGAGCGCGAAGTGCTGGTGCTCCTCAAGACGCGGTCGGCCCGGCTCGAAACCCTCCAAGTGGCGTTCGGCGAACTGCACCCGTACAAGGTGCCGGAGCTGCTCGCCCTGCCCGTGTCGGCGGGCCTGGCCAAGTATCTCGAGTGGATCAGCGGCGAGACCACGCTCGCGCTGGCCTGACGCCGTGCGGCACCGGGAGCGGCCGCGCGAACAACCGGAGATACGGTTGCCCGTGATGGAGGACGGCGAGCGCACTCCTGCGGAAC
Above is a window of Gemmatimonadaceae bacterium DNA encoding:
- the uvrA gene encoding excinuclease ABC subunit UvrA, translated to MAEDALIVRGAREHNLQNVDVAIPRDRLTVITGLSGSGKSSLAFDTIYAEGQRRYVESLSAYARQFLGLMEKPDVDSIEGLSPAISIEQKSAGHNPRSTVGTVTEIYDYLRLLYARAGTPHCPTCGRPVQRQSAAQITDALLGWPDGARIEIRAPLVQGRKGEFRELFESVRKQGFIRAYVDGELIEIASPPKLNRRQNHTVSVVVDRTTVRADDRARLTDSIETALKLADGMVEVHDPGRKTTEVFSERYGCPTCGTSLPDLEPRQFSFNSPYGACPGCGGLGTRRRVVEALVLGDARISILEGVILPWGEPTGQLRRVILPALARKYKFDLNTPWGDLPADVHEALLYGDAAHKGGRKSEVEWEGVIANVERRYEDTGSDAIRLDLQEYMLEVPCESCHGYRLKPESLAVTIGGHNIGAVADLPIAAARTFIDGLALRRKGVPGLDPEIAGPILKEVSERLRFLVDVGLDYLTLSRSAESLSGGEAQRIRLATQIGSRLVGVLYILDEPSIGLHQRDNARLLSTLEQLRDLGNTVIVVEHDEETMRAADHVIDLGPGAGKHGGRLVAEGTVDDIIRTPGSLTGKYLSGEMRIETRATRRPFDPDRVIRIEDAEEHNLRGVSVELPLGLFVAITGVSGSGKSTLVEDILHRALARHFYRARTIPGKHGRITGLEHIDKVIDIDQSPIGRTPRSNPATYTGLFTPIRELFAEMPEAKIRGYGPGRFSFNVKGGRCEACQGDGLVKIEMHFLPDVYVPCEVCKGKRYNRETLEVRFRGKSIADVLELTVEDALEFFENQPRIQQKLQTLYDVGLGYVHLGQSATTLSGGEAQRVKLATELAKRDTGRTLYILDEPTTGLHFEDVRLLLDVLHRLVDRGNTVLVIEHNLDVIKTADWIVDLGPEGGERGGEVVAVGTPEAVAAVDASYTGQFLRTLFSRSRGTSKKRRTG
- the cutA gene encoding divalent-cation tolerance protein CutA, yielding MPHTDAIVVLTTVASDDEAVRLVRALLERRLIACGTLVPGARSLYRWQGKIADEREVLVLLKTRSARLETLQVAFGELHPYKVPELLALPVSAGLAKYLEWISGETTLALA